A window of Athene noctua chromosome 27, bAthNoc1.hap1.1, whole genome shotgun sequence genomic DNA:
TTACTCCCCTCCCGGACAGGAAAGTAACTCGCAGACCCTGAATGCAGAGCTTGGGCCAATCCAGTCCGTCAGCCTCGCTGGCTGCGCCCACGGCTCCTGCCAGCGGCAGCAAAGAGCCCGTCAGCAAGCTGGAAAAAGCTTGAACTCGCCTCCCCTGCCCACATCCACCCAGGTTTTAGAGCTGGGAGAATCAGCCCTTGAGCAGAGGGACAGCACGAGACAAGTCAGGACAACCCCAGCGTGCTGGGTGAGCTCCAGCACCcgccccctctgccccacagccctgggaACGAGCACAGGGCTCGGAGCAGCCCGGACCTGGCACCTCGAGAGCGGGAGGAATCGAACCTTACGGCAGCAGAGGCCGGAGCACACACCCAGGAGCTTTTAGCAACTGTAGGAAAACAGCTCTCCAGCGCACTTCCCGAGGAGTCCAAACACACTATGTTTGTTTTGCTGATAGAAAACCTCTGACGAACGTGTAATCACGAGACGTTTAGCAATCGGAGTGTGCTATGTAAATACAACATAATTTATTGGTTCCATTTCAGAGGACTATAGTGGTATTTGTACGAGCGTCCTAACGACAGTACAAGAAACAAGAGTCACGTATGTACAGAGATTCCAGGACACAGAAAAACTTTGTAAGGAAGAAGTGGTTAGCGGTACAATTTGGTCACTGTTCATAGAAACCTTTTCTCTTACTGTAAACCCTGCTCCCCtagcccccccccaaatcctaGGTAGATCTCCCTACCTACCTCGGGGGCACTGCAAAGCTCTCGTCACGCAGCGGCGTTGCTTGTGCAAGCAGCAGGCAAGGCTGGGGGGTTCTGGCTCCACACCAGAGCCTGGGTACGAGATGGGCGCAGCTGAGCGGGGACGGGATGCTTGGGAAGAGGGAGAAGGCTCCGTACCCTAATGGGAAGCAGAGAACAGTCCACACGCAGCCAGTAAGTGAGGCCAGAGGGCAAGCGCCCCAGCTCCTCCTCAGCAGGGTCAGTGGGGCACAAGGAGATGGGGAAGCACAGGTGGTCGAGGAGAAGACGCTTCCCCACGCCTGGCACAGCACCTGCCCTCcgctccctcctgccagcaggtCCCTGTCCCCGCGGGGACGGCACACCCAGAGCTGCCATCAGAGGCAAGAGCAGATTCCCAACAGCAgagctccagcacaggctctgtCCACAGCCACAGCGCTGGTCTagccatgaaaaaaacccaaatccaactTCTTTCAGAGGGAAAGCAAGGAGGGCCAAGCCTTGGGGACAGGATGCCAAGTGGAGGGTGAGCACAAAAGCAGCCCTGTCCAAAAATTGGACACACAGCCAGTGGAAGAGGTGCTGGAACCAAACAGCACCCCAGGGGATCCACGTACACCAGCATTTCTTCCCCAGTCCCCACGTGACCCCCCTTCACGGGTGGGAAATGGGTGTCCGGAGGGAAGTACCACATCCACGGCAGCACCAGCCACACGACACGGCTCTACCTGAAGCATCTGGCACCGCTCGCTTGGTGCCCCTGCGGTGAGGGCACGGGGAAAGGTGGCTCCTCCCTCCTCAAAGAGCGAGCATTTCCATCGAGTGgcccaaaatattttctttttttttttttttaatagaaattaacTATAAAAAACTAGTTTATCTagaacatctttaaaaaaatattcctgcaaTGTCACAGTTTTACATTGAAACTCGTTGaaaatatatagatttttttaacaaaatgtctCTGTTCTCCCCTTGAATCACATCTTCAATGCAGGAGTAGGTATCAGAGTCCTCGGAAGAGACGCCGAGGTGGGAGCAGGAAGGTCTGATCTCAGTGGCACATCCGGGAGGTCATTTCCTTCTGTCAAAGGGACGCAGAAGACAAGAGACCATGAATGAAGATCCAGATTGCCAGGTGAGGGCGtggatgaaaaaaacctcatcacCTCACCTCTCTTTAGTTGTAAATGCCCTTCTCAGGCATGCGGTGACACTTACTAAGAGCTCCAGTTTGGGCAGGTCCCCCCACCGCTCCCATTCCCAACCAGTTTCCGGGCAACCAGTTTTGAGAAGGTACCAGAGACCTCTGTGACTCCTCTACCCCCAGTCCACCCCTTCTGCACTGGCTGCAGACCCCGACAGAGCCCACCCAGTCACTCACCAGTGGTTCCAGCTCCTTGGTGTCTATGAGATTGAACTCTTTCACAAAGTAGTAAAAGTGCTTGTAGCAGGTGTTCACGTGGGCTTCCGACCCCATCTGGGTGATCCTGTCAAAATGGTGGATGTAGACATGGACAAAGACTCGGAAGAGCCTGGAGAGAATCTTCTTCACCACCGGGAGGAAGTTCTTGGGGAAGGGAGTACCTGGGAGGGGAGACATGACCGTGAGAAACTTCCAGCCAAGTTAAAACTGGTTTCTTGGCGCTAAAATAAATTGATAAAAACGGACAGGTTGAGACAAAAGGGCTTCTGTCCCTGGCAATTTCCAGttcccctctcctttttcctttcgGTTTGGATCAGgttttttaaagcacagatttCGTGCCAGAGCGCTGCACACCACCGATCGCTGCTAGAGACTGAAAGCAAGAGACCAGCCTCTGAGATTCCCAGCAGCTGTTTCAGTCTGCGAGAGTTTTCTTCTACTCCTATTTGGCACGCTCATATAAACAGTGCAAAATACTAGATATGACCCAGCAACTTGCCAGAAGAAAGAGTCAGGGCTGTTAACTCCCCCTAGTTATCTCTTATTTTGTTAAGCTCTTTGGTTAAAAATTAAGGACGTTAAGATCCTCTTTGAAGGCTTCAGTTCTTTGGGATTTGTTTAGCTGGGGCCCTGCAGTGCAACAGTCTGCCCAACCCGCCCTATCTCCGTAGAATATTACAGTTTAAAGTTCACACAGGTTGTTTCTGGAGGAACGAGGATTAGTTAAACCCTTTCAGTGCTCTGCAAGAACTGCAGCATTTCAGTCAGCGTTAAGGGTGAGGAATCGGGTAAAAGCCGAGCTGAAAACAACAGCAGTAAACAttacaaaaacccaaaccacaactcTCCTGCTGTCGGAAACTTGTCTTGCTTCCCCGAAGAGAACAAACACCCTGCTTATAGTCCCCAGAGTGTCTGGCAGAAGAGTCCCAACTAAAGGCAATGCAGCAGTTATTTGGGCAACACGAGGAACGGGTGGGGAGGATTTCAAGTGTTTCAGCTGTCTGAAGAAACGGCTGTTGATGGCCCTGCTCCCCTCCTCTGTCCACACAACACCAGGTTTAAGCAGCGTTTTGGCACGGGCGGAGGAGCCCTGTGGATGCTCGTGTGGCAGAAGCAGCGGACACGTCCCCAACAGAGGCCAACTGCATCCCATCAGAGCTGTGATGGGATAAacgctggggcaggagggagggagctcTGCTGCATCCCAGAAGATGGGAGCTCTGAATGGGATCAATCATATTTACCTAATGCTTTAGATCCTGAATTCTCACATCTTATTCAGCACAAAActaacaaaaaccccaacaatcttTGTCCCAAAGCCAGCGCATGAAGCTGCGTTTGGATATGCAGATTTAGGTGTCTGAGGCCAAATTCTCATTTCCATCACCCTGGCAATAGAAAAAACactgcccctccctccctgcacATGTCAGCATCCCACCCAGCTGCAGCAAGCAGCCGAGTGCAGCCAGGAAGCACTGAGTTAGAAAGGGCAGAGTCAGCTAATGCCAGCCCATAATAACAAAGAGGCTAATTATGGAAACACAGCCACCATCACCAGGCCAACGCAGGGCACGCACGTTGAACCCAAGCTAGCAATCAGCTCTGAAAGAGCTGTCCTTCAGGAGACCACGTCCAGCATGAACTGCTCAGGAGTCATGTCAGAGACTGACTGCTCTAAGAGCAGCCTCTTGTTTTTGCTGCCCAGGCTCAGCCTGGCTTTCCTCGAGGTCTCCACGACTCCACACGGGAGCTGGTACAGCTCTGGATATTTTAGCACTCCAGAAGAGCTCTGAAGTTTCTTGGGTGCTTGGAAGAGCTTAACAcactgccagcccccagcccccgagCAGTACAAAAGCAAATAGCTCTGCTGCAAGAGTGACCTGTGCAACAGCATCTCCTGGAAGAGAAATGGGACCCAAGGGCTCAAAGCAGAAGGCTCTGCACTGGCCTCCCTCCCCACCGCTGCCACTGGAACAGAACTCACCGACATTAGTGGGGAAGATGTCCTCGTTGTTGATCTGTACCTCAATCCAGTCCATCAGGAGGTTCATGTACTGGGGAGCAGACAGGGCCGTGGGTTTCCGGTACTTGTGCTCGTCCTGCCATCGATACTCGTACTTGGGCCCTCCCGACATGACGGGGCAGGACTGCTCCGTGCAATAGTCACTGATGGTGCCGTAGATCAGGTTGATGCGGTTGAAGAAGTCCACCACGTGCACGGCCACCCAGTCGTTCTGCTCCTCTCCTGGTGGCATCTGGACAGCAACTTTCAAGTCCAGGCCAGCATTGAGTGAGGCTTGAGCCTTCTTGTGCAGCTCAAACCGCTGAGTCCCTGGCTCAAACTTGCGCTTGGGCCGGAAGGTTTTGTCTTTATTGAACACTTGCTTTAAAGCATGggacatttttcttctcttctttcttttccaggtCCGTAGCGATGACAGCTGGAGACGCAGCGCTGCTGGGCCACTtcctggagcagggctggggcaacTCTGATCTTCACAGAAACCTCCCTCTGCTCATCTGGTCCTGATCTGCAAGGCAGCACAGAAGGGCAGCGATTAGGAGCAGCTCTCTCAACAGGAAACCTTGTCTAAATCCCATAGGAAGAGATCTGGGATACCATCTGGGCCCTCGCCCCAGATCTGAGAAGCGGGGGAAACCAACGCCagctttccttcctcccccttctcgttccagcacagagcagcagctcgGCTGTCAGAGGTGACCTGGGCTGAACGAAGGGTCACCCTGCAGGGTCTCCCTTGCTCCGCGTGGGGATGAAAGAACCAGCCCCACAGGGAAGAGGCATGATGGGAAGGGGCAAAATGAGACACCAAGGCGTAATCCCCCCAACGCAAGATCGCTGCCATTCACCCCGACATCACCACACCGAGACCCAAACCCCACAGAAACAAGGAGAAACTCCACCATCACCTATTCAGCTCCTGTACAGCAAATACTTAAGAAGGGTAAAACTTTAGGTTGGGTTTTACCTGGATCAGATTTTTCTCCTACACgtcaccccctccccccctcctctttGGAAACAAGCCTACCTAGAAGGAAAGGTTACGACAACCTACAATAAAGTTCAGGTCTGCAGCCAGACATACTCCAACGAAACAGCCGTTTGAGCAGGAGCCGGGCGCGCTCTCACAGTGCTAAAGACAGAACATGAAAGGGCAGAGGGGAACAAGAAGAAGAAGTTGCAGCTCAGGCACCCAGAAAGAGAATATCCTGAAATAACATCAGCACGAagagcagccacagcttctgctgcAGGTGCAGACAGACcataaacatattttttgtttcagttgagCTCACTTCAAGTCAAAGGCTGGTTGAAAGCTGGAAGACCAGGGCAAGCTTGTCTTCCTCTTCCAGTCTGTGGAAAAGAATTAGCTCCAAGAGGGTGAAACACAAGTTAAGATCTGAAAGGATGCTGACGAGAAACACAGCTCTGTTTATCTGTAGCTAATTATACCTCCTTTGTTCTCACATCCATCCCCTCGTATAATTTGTgtcaagctgctctttgatggaaGCTCAAGGCAGAAAGCTGTGTGTaccaaaaatattattttacatgtgctggacagagaaataaagagaaattaacTAAAGCTGATGCCTTCCCAAATCTGGCAATACGAATTTCCATAATTTTAtgagaaagcaagcaaacaaaaccctttCAACAAGCAGAAATTGTACTTAGATTTATATGAAGCCATAGTGTTGTTCCAATAGGTAAATAGTGTTCTCAAACGTGGGCAAGAAAATCACAAATTCAAGGTCAAGACTACCTTTGCCATAATTCAGCCCATCTCTAACAGATGTTGCATAGTGCTAATCAGCATTTTTCTCTGGAGAAAGATTAAAAAGATTTAAACCAAGGCctcttgttttcttatttaattacagcaaggaagaaaacccaaaccacttcAGTTCGTCCCACTAAGAATGGGCTCAACATTTCCTAGCGCTGCTTTTCCTGCGGGAACAGGCTCAGTAACCTCTTCTGTGCAGGAGCAGAGAGATCCTGTTGCAACACGGGCCATGACACGCATTGGGAGAAAccaaaaaagcattttaatgtgGTTTGGCGACATCCACCCTGGGCTGCAAGGTGAATTCACTGCACACATGCTTTCGCTGCACAGAGCCCTGCTAAAACAGCTGCTGTGACCCCGTAAGCTACTGCGTGAGagtcaaaaaaaagagaaaaataagaaaactccCAGAAAACACGTCCTCATGAGGTGTCTGCTCGCACCACAGATGTGGTTAGAGGAAGTAGCGAACAGCGCGGTGAGACGTGGGAGCACGAGGCAGCAGCTTTGGTTACCGAGAGCTGTGTCACAGCCTCACCACATCCTGCGGCCAAACGCCGAGGAGACCCGGCGGGGCGGAAGCACCAGGGGACAGCGCCCAGCCCGCCGCGGTGCCACCTCCGGAGCGAAGCCAGAACCAGCCTCCAAGTAACAACAATGTGGATGGCAGGTGCTGAGTCTGCAGCTATTTCCAGCAGGAAGTCAGTCCCAGAGAAGTACTGGCACGTAATGATTTCCTTACGCTGGAGATAAAGAAATGTCCTGTAAAACAAACAAGTCATAACGCAGCCCGAGCATCGCCCTCCATACAGCTCCCCGGAGGACTGGCAGCATCCTCGGCGTGGTACGACTCTGTTCCTACTTATTTCCTGTAAGATCTGTCTGATTCCAGCGACCGCACTCGCATCCACGATGGCCCGAGCCTGCAGCCGGGCACCGTCCCTCCAGCTGGACGCGGACGTGTTTCTCGAGCAGGGGTCCGGCTGTGGCTGCAGGGCCCggcacagagaagagaaaacaggGTGAAACAGGCTTGGCCACGCACATCAAGAAGCAAACTGAccattttccagaagaaactgTCATTTCAGCAGGGTGAAGGAAGGTGGTGTTTGGTATCAAGGGAGTATCCATCCTACAAACAATTTCCTCTTCCTACGGAGACATCATTCATGAGAACTGGGGAGCTTGACACTGCAGCAATCGTCTCTCAGACGATTCAGCATCTGTCTGAAGGCATTAGCAAAATGAGTAGCTAAGACTTCAAGCAGATGCAGCCTATTTAATTATGGTCTTTGACTGCAACTGAGCTAAAAGAAACATTTAgctttaggagaagaaaaaaaaaaaaaaaaggcaccaaaaGCATCCCTAACATTTCTTGGAGATGATATCACACATACAACACCTACTTCCACAGGCAAGAGTCACAGCTCGGGCAGCACTAAGATGCTGCCTTCGCAcgaagagaaaggagaagttaGGAACAACTGGGATATGGGACATGCAAAGCACCTGAATAGTACTTGCAAGCTtcggagataaaaaaaaaaatcccccccaaacaAAACCTGCAGTACATTTTGTTTACTCCTCTTTTCCAGCCAGCTGAGATTACAACACACGTCACTGGTGCTTCAAGAGGACCTTGGCCACCCCTCCAAGATCACACAAGGGTTGCAGAGAGCCCCACGCCGTGGGCTGGGGCACGCTGCCTGGAGCACAAACAAACCTCCAGCTTCTCCGCTCTTCCCAAGGACACCAGAGGAGTGGCTCCGTATTATGCTGGTTAAGGAGGCGACTTGCCTGCCCAGCCAGGGGTGTCGAGGCCTGgccctctcttccctccccaaaagcTCGTTTTCTCCCCTTACTCCCTGCTCTCACAGCTCCAGTCCGAACGCTGATTTCTGCTGAGAGTGATCCAGTGTGTATCGCCCTGCCATTCCTCTTCCCTCACCGGCAACGGCGGATCATGCCGTGCTGCCTTACTTCAAAACCAGGCATCAGGCAGAGGAAGCCCAGGCGGTCGCTTCCCTGTCTCCTGGCTTTACACGCAGCTCAGAGAGggtataaaaaaaggaaagacagtcACCTCCTCCAAAACACCTGGAAACTGCCTCGCCTGGCAATCTACCGCAGCCGTCCCCAGCCTTTCCAGGAGCAAGCAGCGTTCCCGACGGATCCTGCCCTCCCTGAAGAGGCAGAACAGCCTGAAACCCTCTTGCAGGAGCCCCATGACCGCTCTGTCAGCGCCTGCCCCGAGGAACACCCAGTGCTCCCCTCCGCTGCTAACACCGTGCAGGGGTTTAACAactgccaggggaaaaaaaaaaaaaaaaaaattaaaaaaatcaagctagCACATCAGCAAGCTCCTACCTGCGTTTCCAGCCTCGGCAGATGACTCTTGCAATTACTCAGCCCGTCTCTGCAACTTCTACCAGCGCTCACAGGCACTGAGGCAAAGAGCTTCCTTTTTTCaaagtggggggggaaaaaaaagttccgTTTCATGGGCGGGTGCAATCCGAAGGCTGCCACGGGCTGGGGAGGGGTCAGACACGCGGCCACttccctcccagtgaccccagtgccgGGGCGGCTCACATCCTGCTGCCTTGCTGGTAAGAAAGCCCTTAAGCAAACCCCAGTGAGCAATGCATTTCTCCAAAGAATTGATGTCTCTAACTTCCTTTTAGGGAAGGCACGCTGCTGTCCTGCGAGAGGACACCAATATGGTATCGCTGCTCAGCACTCGCACCGAGCCCGGCCGAAACCTCCGTCCGTGGCGGTTTGTAATTGCAGCCCTTCAGTGCCAGTCACCCCATCCCCATGGCTCCCCGGAAGGGAGTGGGGAGCCACcagcccccaccttccccccgAGTCATTTTCAGTGTCCTTAACTCACCACTAATGCCATCGCTCAGGCCAGAGTTTCCAGTAGGAAACCACCCGTGCCAGTCTGATAAAGCAGCCACAATCTATGAGATGCACTGAGAGCTTCAAGGAAAAAGGGAATTTTCAGAGCACGCCCGAGAAGCAAAGTGGCTTCAAAAtagacaacaaacaaaaaaagcaaagagggaCGCACACGcacattttttccataatttcccccccctcctttcacAAATACCTTCCCACGGCCATTCTGCACTAGCTCAGTTTCTCAGTACAAGATGTCCTGGTTTTCTATGATCAAAGGAGAGATTTTAATAGGGAGAGCAAGAACCAGACCAATTACAGCAAGCAGGGCTGGCCTGGCACTAATGACAGCCAGTTTCTGCACCTCTGGAACCAGTCTGGCAACAAACAAGAGAGCTCGCCTTCCCGGGATGAGGTTTTTCGACTGCTCTTTGGTATTGTTTTATGATATGAGAAATGAAGGTCTGTCCCCGTGCTTACCtgagccagggcagggcagggcagggcagggagcgtGTGGGGCAGAGGAGGGCCGAGCTGGCTGCGGCGGGCACGCCTGGCCATTCATAACCCCGGCGAGACGGCACTTCCACGTCAGCCGCCTTCCTGTCTGGCACCGAGTCCGGCCTCCCGGCCCAGGGAGCTGCCAGTGTTTTTCCCAAAAAGCTAATCGTTCCCCTCTACGAGCTCTGTCGCGgtgtttctgtcttttctcctgcAAGATCGCTCCACGCTGCTGCCCGAGGAGAGCTGAGCAGCTGCCCAGCGTTACCCTCGGCATCACCTTCTCTTGTTTTTCCTCCACGCTCGCTCCTGGCAGCAGAATCTGCTCAGAAGTTaaaggagagggagcagagagTGGATCCGGCGCAGCTGCACCTACAGCCCCAGGCTGGGCGAGACACCAGCAGAGTCCTTCTGCTGCTCCACAGGACAATATCCACATTTTTATTTCGGGAACTGCTTTAGCAGCAGCCTTCACAACAAACTTAACAGAGCCATTCAGAAACACACATTTGAAATGTTGAATTCCCAAGGTTTAGGCAAACAAAGAGCCCTTTTATATTTCACcacaaaatcagttttaagaAAGTCCTGCTGATCGCCAgccacccaccccccagccctgcactccGCAATTTAAATCTGCTGCACAATTTGGAAATTCCCAAGTAAGAAGCAGAACAGATCCAGCATCTCCCCAGCACTTCCCGGAAAGAGGCCTGGTTAGGAGCAGGACAGACTCTTTACATGCCTCTAAGCCATGCAAACCAGAGCCTATCTGCATCGCCATACGCataagaaaaggaagcagcataATAAAAGATCAAAAATAGCTATACTGGGCTTTAATGGGTATCTTCTGTTTCCCCTGAAAGTCTATGCATTCAGGCCAATTTTAAAGTCATTAATTTatagaagaaagggaaaaggcctGTGAAATTAAGCCATAGCTGAGTTAGGAGAAGAGCCAAGCGAGGTGAGCAGCCGGTCTGGCAGAGCCcatcaggcagctgcctgccacagcctgcgccaGATGGAAACGGGGCTGCACCGAGTGGAGAGCCCGGGTCAGCGAGCACCAAGAGGCATTTTTCAACCATCACGAGCAGGACAGGAGGAGAAGGCAGTTTGATGTTCAACTCTGAG
This region includes:
- the MOB3A gene encoding MOB kinase activator 3A encodes the protein MSHALKQVFNKDKTFRPKRKFEPGTQRFELHKKAQASLNAGLDLKVAVQMPPGEEQNDWVAVHVVDFFNRINLIYGTISDYCTEQSCPVMSGGPKYEYRWQDEHKYRKPTALSAPQYMNLLMDWIEVQINNEDIFPTNVGTPFPKNFLPVVKKILSRLFRVFVHVYIHHFDRITQMGSEAHVNTCYKHFYYFVKEFNLIDTKELEPLKEMTSRMCH